From the genome of Dickeya aquatica, one region includes:
- the mscM gene encoding miniconductance mechanosensitive channel MscM, giving the protein MRLILIVLLGCLLSATSLAALLPDENQLRQELQQAESSKNAVAQADTIKELQSALRLLDERRETRQRAEAYRRTIDDYPRLTRELRQQSDAENAKPALPAKTLSVGELEQQIVQLSSQLLEQSRQLQQEQDRLREISDSLAQLPQQQTEANRTLSDAERRLQAIGNPSTAQGQAQLAALQAEVALRKSRVEELELAQLSASNRQDLSRLQADIDKKRRDRLDNQLQLLRSTLNTLRQREAEQALERTEQLAEQEGDLPAAVASLLQTNRELSLALNQQAQRMDSIAARQRQTASQTLQVRQALSTLREQAQWLGSSPALGETLRAQVARLPEMPKPQQLDGDMAQLRAHRLNYEEMLNKLTAGAEPTRQDDGSALTSAQQKIVNDQLRTQRDLLGSLISGCDTQILELTKLKVASNQLEDALTEIRDAAHRYLFWVADVDPITFAYPLSLLRDLSRVLSLDTLTQLSGALLMMGTTQTTVIPLLAALLLVGLSISSRRHYHAFLERASSRVGKVTLDYFMLTLRTVFWSVMVAIPLPVLWAVLGYGLQNAWPYPVAVAIGDSVTATVPLMWVVMICAAFSHRQGLFIVHFGWPPKQVARAMRYYRLSIGFIVPLVMALITFDNLNEREFSGTLGRLCFILLCMALSLVTTSLKRAGIPLYLDKEGAGDNPVNRAMWNLMICIPLIAALASCLGYLTTSQALLARLETSVAIWFFLLVVYHIIRRWMLIQRRRIAFDRARQRRAEILAARAKGEDEVSTPHENVTEAVDEPVVDLDAISARSLKLVRSLLTLIALVSVIALWSEIHSAFAFMENIHLWDVTSTVKGVESVQPITLGAVLIALLVFIITAQLVRNLPALLELAILQHIELSPGTGYAITTVSKYLMMLIGSLTGFSLIGIEWSKLQWLVAALGVGLGFGLQEIFANFISGLIILFEKPIRIGDTVTIRDLTGSVMRINTRATTISDWDRKEIIVPNKAFITEQFINWSLSDSVTRVVLTIPAPAEASTQEVTALLLNAVKRCSLVLDNPAPEVYLVDLRQGIQIFELRIFAAEMGHRMPLRHELHQLILESYRQHHLVMPFPPFQVQMDSVQITGRNAATASRMSGGL; this is encoded by the coding sequence GTGCGTCTGATCCTGATTGTACTGTTGGGATGCCTGTTATCAGCCACGTCGCTGGCCGCCTTGTTACCGGATGAGAATCAACTCCGGCAGGAGCTACAGCAAGCGGAAAGCAGCAAGAATGCCGTCGCTCAGGCTGATACTATCAAAGAGTTACAGTCCGCCTTACGGCTACTTGATGAGCGGCGGGAAACCCGCCAGCGCGCCGAAGCCTATCGGCGCACCATTGACGATTACCCAAGGCTGACGCGGGAACTGCGCCAGCAGTCAGATGCCGAAAACGCCAAACCGGCACTACCGGCCAAAACGCTGTCAGTCGGCGAACTGGAACAACAGATAGTCCAGTTAAGCAGCCAGTTACTCGAGCAAAGTCGTCAGCTCCAGCAAGAACAAGACCGCCTGCGCGAAATCAGCGATTCGCTGGCGCAGTTGCCGCAGCAGCAAACCGAGGCCAATCGCACGCTGAGTGATGCCGAGCGGCGTTTACAGGCCATCGGGAATCCTTCCACGGCGCAGGGTCAGGCGCAGTTGGCCGCCTTGCAGGCGGAAGTGGCGCTACGCAAGAGCCGGGTTGAAGAACTGGAGCTGGCGCAATTATCCGCCAGCAACCGCCAGGACTTATCGCGCCTGCAAGCTGATATTGATAAAAAGCGGCGCGACCGGCTGGATAATCAACTGCAACTGCTGCGCAGCACGCTCAATACCCTGCGCCAGCGTGAAGCCGAGCAGGCGCTGGAGCGCACGGAACAACTGGCGGAACAAGAAGGGGATTTACCCGCGGCGGTCGCCAGCCTGCTGCAAACCAACCGTGAACTTTCCCTGGCGCTCAACCAGCAGGCACAACGCATGGATAGCATTGCCGCACGTCAACGCCAGACGGCCAGCCAAACGTTGCAAGTGCGTCAGGCATTGAGCACCTTACGTGAACAGGCACAATGGCTCGGCTCATCACCGGCACTGGGAGAAACCCTGCGTGCGCAGGTAGCCCGCCTGCCGGAAATGCCAAAACCCCAGCAGCTCGATGGTGACATGGCACAGTTGCGGGCCCACCGGCTTAACTATGAGGAGATGCTCAATAAACTCACCGCCGGTGCGGAACCCACGCGACAGGATGATGGCTCGGCGCTCACCAGCGCCCAGCAGAAAATCGTCAACGATCAGCTACGCACTCAGCGCGATCTGCTGGGATCGCTGATTTCTGGCTGCGACACGCAAATCCTTGAGCTCACCAAACTCAAGGTGGCCAGTAACCAGCTGGAAGACGCACTGACCGAAATCCGCGATGCCGCCCACCGCTATCTGTTCTGGGTCGCCGATGTTGACCCGATCACTTTTGCGTATCCGCTCAGCCTGCTGCGCGATCTCTCGCGCGTACTCTCGCTTGATACGCTAACGCAACTGAGCGGCGCATTACTGATGATGGGCACCACCCAGACAACGGTAATCCCCCTGCTGGCTGCCCTGCTGCTGGTGGGGCTTAGCATCAGCTCGCGGCGTCATTATCATGCGTTTCTGGAACGGGCCAGCAGCCGGGTGGGCAAAGTCACACTCGACTATTTCATGTTGACGCTGCGCACCGTGTTCTGGTCGGTCATGGTGGCGATACCATTGCCGGTGTTGTGGGCCGTGCTCGGTTATGGCCTGCAAAATGCCTGGCCCTACCCGGTGGCGGTCGCCATTGGCGATAGCGTGACCGCCACCGTGCCCTTGATGTGGGTGGTGATGATCTGCGCCGCCTTCTCTCACCGTCAGGGACTGTTCATCGTGCACTTTGGCTGGCCGCCAAAGCAGGTGGCGCGCGCGATGCGCTACTATCGCCTCTCCATCGGTTTTATCGTGCCGCTGGTGATGGCGCTCATCACCTTCGATAATCTCAACGAACGCGAATTTTCCGGCACGCTGGGGCGTTTATGCTTCATTTTGTTGTGTATGGCACTAAGCCTGGTGACAACCAGCCTGAAACGCGCAGGTATCCCGTTGTACCTCGACAAGGAAGGCGCGGGCGACAATCCGGTAAACCGTGCGATGTGGAACCTGATGATTTGTATTCCGCTCATCGCCGCGCTGGCCTCTTGCCTCGGTTATCTCACTACGTCACAGGCGCTGCTGGCCCGGCTGGAAACCTCGGTCGCCATCTGGTTTTTCCTGTTGGTGGTTTACCACATCATCCGCCGCTGGATGCTGATTCAGCGCCGCCGCATTGCGTTTGACCGCGCCAGACAGCGACGGGCCGAAATCCTGGCCGCGCGGGCCAAAGGTGAAGACGAGGTAAGCACCCCGCACGAAAATGTCACTGAGGCCGTGGACGAACCGGTGGTGGATCTCGATGCCATCAGCGCCCGGTCGTTAAAACTGGTGCGCTCTTTGCTGACGCTGATAGCGCTGGTTTCCGTGATTGCGCTGTGGTCAGAAATTCATTCCGCGTTCGCGTTTATGGAAAACATCCACCTGTGGGATGTCACCAGCACGGTAAAAGGTGTCGAGAGCGTTCAGCCAATCACCCTCGGCGCGGTGCTGATAGCCCTGTTGGTGTTTATCATCACCGCACAATTGGTGCGTAACCTGCCAGCCCTGCTGGAGCTGGCCATATTGCAGCATATTGAGCTGTCACCCGGTACGGGCTACGCCATTACGACGGTCAGTAAATACCTGATGATGCTTATCGGCAGTCTGACCGGTTTTTCGCTTATCGGTATTGAGTGGTCGAAACTGCAATGGCTGGTCGCAGCACTCGGTGTCGGGCTGGGGTTTGGTTTGCAGGAGATTTTCGCCAACTTTATCTCCGGGCTGATTATTCTGTTTGAAAAGCCGATTCGCATCGGCGATACCGTCACCATCCGTGATTTGACCGGCAGTGTGATGCGTATTAACACCCGTGCCACCACTATCTCCGACTGGGATCGCAAAGAAATCATCGTCCCTAACAAGGCCTTTATCACCGAGCAGTTCATCAACTGGTCGCTGTCTGACTCGGTCACGCGCGTGGTGCTCACCATCCCGGCACCGGCCGAGGCCAGTACGCAGGAGGTGACAGCGCTGTTGCTCAATGCGGTGAAACGCTGCTCGCTGGTGCTGGATAACCCGGCACCCGAGGTGTATCTGGTGGATTTACGTCAGGGGATTCAGATTTTCGAGCTGCGTATTTTCGCCGCTGAAATGGGCCACCGCATGCCGCTGCGCCATGAATTGCATCAATTGATTCTGGAGAGCTACCGCCAACATCATCTGGTGATGCCATTCCCGCCGTTTCAGGTGCAGATGGATTCCGTACAGATAACCGGGCGCAACGCCGCCACCGCCAGTCGCATGTCGGGCGGGCTGTGA
- the epmA gene encoding elongation factor P--(R)-beta-lysine ligase yields MSETANWQPSAPVANLLKRASIMKEIRRFFSDRGLLEVETPAMSQATVTDIHLFPFQTRFVGPGAAQGIALYLMTSPEYHMKRLLAAGSGPIFQLCRSFRNEESGRYHNPEFTMLEWYRPHYDMYRLMNEVDDLLQQVLECDGAEMLSYQQAFQRHLEVDPLSAEKAQLREVAEKIGVGDVASREEDRDTLLQLLFAFGVEPHIGRDKPTFVYHFPATQASLAEISTEDHRVAERFEVYFKGVELANGFCELTDSKEQRQRFEQDNRKRAARGLPVQPIDENLLAALTAGIPPCSGVAVGVDRLVMLALKAETIGEVIAFTVERA; encoded by the coding sequence ATGAGCGAAACAGCCAACTGGCAGCCGAGTGCCCCGGTCGCCAATTTGTTGAAACGGGCGTCGATAATGAAAGAAATCCGACGATTCTTTTCGGATCGAGGGTTGCTGGAAGTCGAAACCCCGGCCATGAGCCAGGCAACGGTAACAGATATCCATCTGTTCCCTTTCCAGACGCGTTTTGTTGGCCCTGGTGCCGCGCAAGGGATAGCGCTGTATCTGATGACCAGCCCGGAATACCACATGAAGCGCTTACTGGCAGCGGGCAGCGGGCCTATCTTTCAGTTGTGCCGCAGTTTTCGCAATGAAGAATCTGGCCGTTACCATAACCCTGAATTCACCATGCTGGAGTGGTATCGCCCGCACTATGACATGTACCGGCTGATGAATGAGGTTGATGACTTGTTACAGCAGGTGCTGGAGTGCGATGGCGCAGAAATGCTCTCTTACCAGCAGGCGTTCCAGCGCCATCTGGAGGTCGATCCCCTCTCGGCGGAAAAGGCACAATTGCGCGAGGTGGCAGAGAAAATCGGCGTGGGTGATGTGGCAAGCCGCGAAGAAGATCGTGACACGCTATTGCAATTGCTGTTTGCTTTTGGCGTCGAGCCGCATATTGGCCGTGACAAGCCGACGTTTGTCTATCATTTCCCGGCAACACAGGCATCACTGGCGGAGATAAGCACCGAAGACCACCGTGTCGCCGAGCGTTTTGAGGTCTACTTCAAAGGCGTGGAGCTGGCGAACGGTTTTTGTGAACTGACGGACAGCAAAGAGCAGCGCCAGCGTTTCGAGCAGGATAACCGCAAGCGGGCCGCGCGTGGTTTGCCGGTGCAGCCGATAGATGAAAACCTGCTGGCTGCATTGACGGCGGGTATTCCACCGTGCTCAGGGGTTGCTGTAGGGGTTGACAGACTGGTGATGCTGGCGCTGAAAGCCGAGACGATCGGTGAGGTGATTGCCTTTACGGTCGAGCGCGCCTGA
- the frdA gene encoding fumarate reductase (quinol) flavoprotein subunit, with protein sequence MQTFNADLAIIGAGGAGLRAAIAAAQANPQLKIALISKVYPMRSHTVAAEGGSAAVTQDHDSFDFHFHDTVAGGDWLCEQDVVDHFVQQCPREMTQLEQWGCPWSRKPDGSVNVRRFGGMKIERTWFAADKTGFHMLHTLFQTSLQYPQIQRFDEHFVLDILVDDGHARGVVAINMMEGSLVQIRANAIIMATGGAGRVYRYNTNGGIVTGDGMGMAFRHGVPLRDMEFVQYHPTGLPGSGILMTEGCRGEGGIMVNKDGYRYLQDYGLGPETPLGEPKNKYMELGPRDKVSQAFWHEWRAGRTVSTPLGDVVYLDLRHLGEKKLKERLPFICELAKAYVGVDPVKEPIPIRPTAHYTMGGIETDQQCETRIKGLFAAGECSSVGLHGANRLGSNSLAELVVFGRMAGEKAVERSREAPPANSSALDAQARDVEQRLHALMKQEGTESWAKIRDEMGLSMEEGCGIYRTTELMQKTVDKLAELKERFKRVKITDHSSVFNTDLLYTIELGHSLDVAECMAHSAINRKESRGAHQRLDEGCTKRDDVNFLKHTLAFYNPEGAPHLEYSDVKITKLPPAERVYGAEAEAQEKNKKEQANG encoded by the coding sequence GTGCAAACCTTTAATGCCGATTTAGCCATTATCGGGGCCGGGGGAGCAGGTTTACGGGCAGCGATTGCCGCTGCACAAGCAAATCCCCAACTCAAGATTGCGCTGATTTCCAAAGTCTACCCGATGCGCAGCCACACCGTGGCGGCAGAAGGGGGATCGGCGGCGGTCACACAAGATCACGACAGCTTCGACTTCCACTTCCACGACACCGTCGCGGGCGGTGACTGGTTGTGTGAACAGGACGTGGTGGATCACTTCGTGCAGCAATGCCCGCGCGAAATGACCCAGCTCGAACAATGGGGCTGCCCGTGGAGCCGTAAACCCGATGGCTCCGTCAACGTACGCCGCTTTGGCGGGATGAAGATCGAACGCACCTGGTTTGCCGCAGACAAAACCGGCTTCCATATGCTGCACACCCTGTTCCAGACCTCTTTGCAATATCCACAGATTCAGCGCTTCGACGAGCATTTTGTACTGGATATCCTGGTGGATGACGGACATGCCCGTGGGGTCGTTGCCATCAACATGATGGAAGGTTCACTGGTTCAGATCCGTGCTAACGCCATTATTATGGCAACCGGCGGTGCAGGCCGCGTTTACCGCTACAACACCAACGGCGGTATCGTCACCGGTGACGGCATGGGCATGGCATTCCGCCACGGTGTTCCACTGCGTGATATGGAATTTGTTCAGTACCACCCAACCGGCCTGCCGGGCTCCGGTATCCTGATGACCGAAGGCTGCCGTGGCGAAGGCGGCATCATGGTCAACAAAGATGGCTATCGCTACCTGCAAGACTACGGCCTCGGGCCGGAAACCCCGCTGGGCGAGCCGAAAAACAAATACATGGAGCTGGGCCCGCGCGATAAAGTCTCACAGGCTTTCTGGCATGAATGGCGCGCTGGCCGCACCGTTTCTACCCCGCTCGGCGATGTGGTCTACCTTGATTTGCGCCACCTTGGCGAGAAAAAACTCAAAGAACGCCTGCCGTTTATCTGTGAGCTGGCCAAAGCCTATGTCGGCGTTGACCCGGTCAAAGAGCCGATTCCGATTCGCCCCACCGCACACTACACCATGGGTGGTATCGAAACTGACCAGCAGTGTGAAACCCGCATCAAAGGGCTGTTTGCCGCCGGTGAATGTTCTTCTGTCGGCCTGCACGGCGCGAACCGCCTCGGCTCCAACTCGCTTGCCGAACTGGTGGTATTTGGTCGCATGGCCGGAGAAAAAGCCGTCGAGCGTTCACGGGAAGCGCCGCCTGCTAACAGCAGCGCCCTCGATGCTCAGGCGCGCGACGTGGAACAGCGTCTGCACGCCCTGATGAAGCAGGAAGGCACGGAAAGCTGGGCGAAAATCCGTGACGAAATGGGCCTGTCGATGGAAGAAGGCTGCGGTATTTACCGCACCACCGAACTGATGCAGAAAACCGTCGATAAACTGGCCGAGCTGAAAGAGCGCTTCAAACGCGTGAAAATCACCGACCACTCCAGCGTGTTTAACACCGACCTGCTCTACACCATCGAACTGGGGCACAGTCTGGATGTGGCAGAATGTATGGCGCATTCGGCTATCAACCGTAAAGAATCTCGCGGTGCGCACCAGCGTCTGGATGAAGGCTGCACCAAACGTGATGACGTCAATTTCCTGAAGCATACGCTGGCGTTTTATAACCCGGAAGGCGCGCCACATCTGGAATACAGCGACGTGAAAATCACCAAGCTGCCCCCCGCAGAACGCGTGTATGGTGCCGAGGCCGAAGCTCAGGAGAAAAACAAGAAGGAGCAAGCGAATGGCTGA